In Trichomycterus rosablanca isolate fTriRos1 chromosome 4, fTriRos1.hap1, whole genome shotgun sequence, one DNA window encodes the following:
- the lypla1 gene encoding acyl-protein thioesterase 1 isoform X2 has translation MLMPVTLNMNMAMPSWFDIIGLSQDAEEDETGIKKAAESIKALIEQEVKNGIPSNRIILGGFSQGGALSLYTALTTQQKLAGVVALSSWLPLRNTLSKSVVRANKEVPVLQCHGEADPLVPLIFGCLTVEKLKTMLNPNNITFKTYPRMPHSACPEEMMDIKQFIEKQLPPIN, from the exons ATGC TAATGCCAGTGACCCTTAACATGAACATGGCAATGCCTTCATG GTTTGATATCATTGGATTGAGTCAGGATGCAGAGGAGGACGAGACCGGAATCAAAAAAGCTGCAGAGAGCA TCAAAGCCCTCATCGAACAGGAGGTGAAGAATGGAATTCCGTCTAATCGGATCATACTGGGTGGTTTTTCACAG ggtgGTGCACTTTCTCTTTATACAGCTTTAACAACTCAACAAAAACTTGCAGGTGTTGTTGCTCTAAGCAGCTGGCTGCCTCTCAGAAATACTCTTTCAAAG tCAGTCGTCCGTGCTAATAAGGAAGTTCCAGTTCTACAGTGTCATGGTGAGGCAGATCCTCTGGTTCCACTGATTTTCGGGTGTCTCACAGTGGAGAAACTCAAGACCATGCTAAATCCCAACAACATCACATTTAAAACATATCCCAGGATGCCCCACAGTGCCTGCCCAGAG GAAATGATGGATATAAAACAATTTATTGAGAAGCAGCTTCCTCCAATCAACTAA
- the lypla1 gene encoding acyl-protein thioesterase 1 isoform X1, with product MCGNNMSAPLPAIVPAARKATAAVIFLHGLGDTGHSWAEAMAGIKTPHVKYICPHAPVMPVTLNMNMAMPSWFDIIGLSQDAEEDETGIKKAAESIKALIEQEVKNGIPSNRIILGGFSQGGALSLYTALTTQQKLAGVVALSSWLPLRNTLSKSVVRANKEVPVLQCHGEADPLVPLIFGCLTVEKLKTMLNPNNITFKTYPRMPHSACPEEMMDIKQFIEKQLPPIN from the exons ATGTGCGGTAATAACATGTCCGCTCCGCTACCCGCTATTGTACCGGCCGCCCGCAAAGCCACCGCGGCG gtgATTTTCCTCCATGGGCTTGGAGATACAGG GCATAGCTGGGCTGAAGCTATGGCTGGGATTAAGACACCTCATGTGAAGTACATTTGCCCTCATGC ACCAGTAATGCCAGTGACCCTTAACATGAACATGGCAATGCCTTCATG GTTTGATATCATTGGATTGAGTCAGGATGCAGAGGAGGACGAGACCGGAATCAAAAAAGCTGCAGAGAGCA TCAAAGCCCTCATCGAACAGGAGGTGAAGAATGGAATTCCGTCTAATCGGATCATACTGGGTGGTTTTTCACAG ggtgGTGCACTTTCTCTTTATACAGCTTTAACAACTCAACAAAAACTTGCAGGTGTTGTTGCTCTAAGCAGCTGGCTGCCTCTCAGAAATACTCTTTCAAAG tCAGTCGTCCGTGCTAATAAGGAAGTTCCAGTTCTACAGTGTCATGGTGAGGCAGATCCTCTGGTTCCACTGATTTTCGGGTGTCTCACAGTGGAGAAACTCAAGACCATGCTAAATCCCAACAACATCACATTTAAAACATATCCCAGGATGCCCCACAGTGCCTGCCCAGAG GAAATGATGGATATAAAACAATTTATTGAGAAGCAGCTTCCTCCAATCAACTAA